A DNA window from Hemibagrus wyckioides isolate EC202008001 linkage group LG11, SWU_Hwy_1.0, whole genome shotgun sequence contains the following coding sequences:
- the ddx3xb gene encoding DEAD-box helicase 3 X-linked b isoform X1, with translation MSHVAVENAHGLDQQIAALDLKSDGHGGGTGRRYIPPHLRNKEASKNESPGGWDVGRNGFVNGYHDGRDNYMNGSNTFGNRGPMRNDRGGRGGGYRGRGNGSYVIQPVQNAGFGCDKDGSGWNAPKDNAYNSFGGRSDRNKSSFYNDRGASRGRYERGGFCGGGNSRWVDDSRDDEDWSKPLTPNERLEHELFSGSNTGINFEKYDDIPVEATGHNCPQHIESFHDVDMGEIIMGNITLSRYSRPTPVQKYAIPIIKSKRDLMACAQTGSGKTAAFLLPVLSQIYTDGPGEALQAAKNNVQENGRYGRRKQYPLSLVLAPTRELALQIYDEARKFAYRSRVRPCVVYGGADIGQQIRDLERGCHLLVATPGRLVDMMERGKIGLDYCNYLVLDEADRMLDMGFEPQIRRIVEQDTMPPKGLRQTMMFSATFPKEIQILARDFLEDYIFLAVGRVGSTSENITQKVVWVEESDKRSFLLDLLNATVIPGEVQDSNGENSDKPGKDSLTLVFVETKKGADALEDFLYREGYACTSIHGDRSQRDREEALHQFRSGRCPILVATAVAARGLDICNVKHVINFDLPSDIEEYVHRIGRTGRVGNLGLATSFFNDKNGNITKDLLDILVEAKQEVPSWLESLAYEHQHKGSNRGRSKRFSGGFGARDYRQTNSSTTSGGFGNRGSRNAGGHGGSRGFGGAKGGFGNFYNNDGYGGNYSQVDWWGN, from the exons ATGAGTCATGTGGCCGTTGAAAATGCACACGGTCTAGACCAGCAG atTGCTGCCCTAGACTTGAAATCTGATGGCCATGGAGGAGGCACTGGCA GGCGGTACATTCCACCTCATTTAAGGAACAAGGAGGCCTCCAAGAATG AGTCTCCAGGTGGATGGGATGTTGGACGCAATGGATTTGTCAATGGTTACCACGATGGCCGTGACAACTACATGAACGGGAGCAACACTTTTGGTAACCGTGGGCCCATGCGTAATGATCGTGGAGGCAGAGGAGGTGGTTACAGAGGCAGGGGTAATGGTTCCTATGTCATCCAACCAGTGCAAAATGCAG GGTTTGGCTGTGATAAAGATGGAAGTGGATGGAATGCCCCAAAAGATAATGCCTATAATAGCTTTGGTGGACGTTCTGACAGGAACAAGTCTTCCTTCTACAATGATCGTGGAGCTTCCAGGGGAAG GTATGAGCGTGGAGGTTTCTGCGGTGGTGGAAACAGTCGGTGGGTAGATGATTCCAGAGATGATGAGGACTGGTCCAAACCCCTCACTCCCAATGAAAGGCTGGAACA TGAGCTGTTTTCTGGAAGCAACACTGGGATCAACTTTGAAAAATATGATGACATTCCTGTTGAAGCCACTGGACACAACTGCCCTCAGCAcattgagagt TTCCATGATGTGGATATGGGTGAGATTATTATGGGAAACATCACCCTGAGTCGCTACTCACGCCCCACTCCAGTACAGAAATACGCCATTCCAATTATCAAATCGAAAAGAGACCTGATGGCATGTGCACAGACAG GCTCTGGTAAGACTGCAGCATTCTTACTGCCAGTGCTGAGTCAGATATACACAGATGGACCAGGAGAGGCCTTACAGGCTGCAAAGAACAATGTCCAg gaaaatggCAGATATGGCCGCCGTAAGCAGTATCCTCTTTCTCTGGTTTTGGCTCCAACTAGAGAACTGGCTCTCCAGATCTATGATGAGGCTAGGAAG TTTGCATATCGTTCTCGGGTACGCCCGTGTGTAGTATATGGAGGAGCTGACATTGGCCAACAGATTCGTGACTTGGAGCGGGGTTGCCATCTGCTAGTTGCCACACCTGGTCGTCTGGTTGACATGATGGAGCGGGGCAAGATTGGTTTGGATTACTGCAA CTACTTGGTCCTGGATGAAGCTGACAGGATGCTGGATATGGGTTTTGAACCACAGATCCGACGTATTGTGGAGCAGGACACTATGCCTCCTAAAGGTTTGCGCCAAACTATGATGTTTAGTGCAACCTTCCCTAAGGAGATCCAG aTATTGGCACGTGACTTTCTGGAAGATTACATATTCTTGGCTGTGGGCCGGGTGGGCTCCACCTCTGAGAACATTACCCAGAAAGTGGTTTGGGTTGAGGAGAGTGATAAAAGATCTTTCTTGCTTGACCTTCTGAATGCCACAG TCATACCAGGCGAGGTTCAGGACAGTAATGGGGAAAACAGTGACAAACCTG GAAAAGACTCTTTGACTCTTGTGTTCGTGGAAACCAAGAAGGGCGCTGATGCACTTGAGGACTTTCTGTATCGTGAAGGCTATGCCTGCACCAGCATCCATGGTGATCGTTCACAGAGAGACCGTGAGGAGGCACTACATCAGTTCCGCTCTGGAAGATGCCCAATCCTGGTTGCCACTGCT GTAGCTGCACGTGGTCTAGACATCtgcaatgtgaaacatgtaatCAACTTTGACCTGCCCAGTGACATTGAGGAGTATGTTCATCGCATAGGCCGTACGGGTCGTGTGGGAAATCTTG GACTTGCCACCTCATTTTTTAATGACAAGAATGGCAACATTACAAAAGACCTCCTGGACATCCTGGTGGAGGCCAAACAGGAAGTGCCATCATGGCTGGAAAGCCTGGCTTATGAGCACCAGCACAAGGGTAGCAACCGTGGCCGCTCAAAGAG
- the ddx3xb gene encoding DEAD-box helicase 3 X-linked b isoform X2, with translation MSHVAVENAHGLDQQIAALDLKSDGHGGGTGRRYIPPHLRNKEASKNESPGGWDVGRNGFVNGYHDGRDNYMNGSNTFGNRGPMRNDRGGRGGGYRGRGNGSYVIQPVQNAGFGCDKDGSGWNAPKDNAYNSFGGRSDRNKSSFYNDRGASRGRYERGGFCGGGNSRWVDDSRDDEDWSKPLTPNERLEHELFSGSNTGINFEKYDDIPVEATGHNCPQHIESFHDVDMGEIIMGNITLSRYSRPTPVQKYAIPIIKSKRDLMACAQTGSGKTAAFLLPVLSQIYTDGPGEALQAAKNNVQENGRYGRRKQYPLSLVLAPTRELALQIYDEARKFAYRSRVRPCVVYGGADIGQQIRDLERGCHLLVATPGRLVDMMERGKIGLDYCNYLVLDEADRMLDMGFEPQIRRIVEQDTMPPKGLRQTMMFSATFPKEIQILARDFLEDYIFLAVGRVGSTSENITQKVVWVEESDKRSFLLDLLNATGKDSLTLVFVETKKGADALEDFLYREGYACTSIHGDRSQRDREEALHQFRSGRCPILVATAVAARGLDICNVKHVINFDLPSDIEEYVHRIGRTGRVGNLGLATSFFNDKNGNITKDLLDILVEAKQEVPSWLESLAYEHQHKGSNRGRSKRFSGGFGARDYRQTNSSTTSGGFGNRGSRNAGGHGGSRGFGGAKGGFGNFYNNDGYGGNYSQVDWWGN, from the exons ATGAGTCATGTGGCCGTTGAAAATGCACACGGTCTAGACCAGCAG atTGCTGCCCTAGACTTGAAATCTGATGGCCATGGAGGAGGCACTGGCA GGCGGTACATTCCACCTCATTTAAGGAACAAGGAGGCCTCCAAGAATG AGTCTCCAGGTGGATGGGATGTTGGACGCAATGGATTTGTCAATGGTTACCACGATGGCCGTGACAACTACATGAACGGGAGCAACACTTTTGGTAACCGTGGGCCCATGCGTAATGATCGTGGAGGCAGAGGAGGTGGTTACAGAGGCAGGGGTAATGGTTCCTATGTCATCCAACCAGTGCAAAATGCAG GGTTTGGCTGTGATAAAGATGGAAGTGGATGGAATGCCCCAAAAGATAATGCCTATAATAGCTTTGGTGGACGTTCTGACAGGAACAAGTCTTCCTTCTACAATGATCGTGGAGCTTCCAGGGGAAG GTATGAGCGTGGAGGTTTCTGCGGTGGTGGAAACAGTCGGTGGGTAGATGATTCCAGAGATGATGAGGACTGGTCCAAACCCCTCACTCCCAATGAAAGGCTGGAACA TGAGCTGTTTTCTGGAAGCAACACTGGGATCAACTTTGAAAAATATGATGACATTCCTGTTGAAGCCACTGGACACAACTGCCCTCAGCAcattgagagt TTCCATGATGTGGATATGGGTGAGATTATTATGGGAAACATCACCCTGAGTCGCTACTCACGCCCCACTCCAGTACAGAAATACGCCATTCCAATTATCAAATCGAAAAGAGACCTGATGGCATGTGCACAGACAG GCTCTGGTAAGACTGCAGCATTCTTACTGCCAGTGCTGAGTCAGATATACACAGATGGACCAGGAGAGGCCTTACAGGCTGCAAAGAACAATGTCCAg gaaaatggCAGATATGGCCGCCGTAAGCAGTATCCTCTTTCTCTGGTTTTGGCTCCAACTAGAGAACTGGCTCTCCAGATCTATGATGAGGCTAGGAAG TTTGCATATCGTTCTCGGGTACGCCCGTGTGTAGTATATGGAGGAGCTGACATTGGCCAACAGATTCGTGACTTGGAGCGGGGTTGCCATCTGCTAGTTGCCACACCTGGTCGTCTGGTTGACATGATGGAGCGGGGCAAGATTGGTTTGGATTACTGCAA CTACTTGGTCCTGGATGAAGCTGACAGGATGCTGGATATGGGTTTTGAACCACAGATCCGACGTATTGTGGAGCAGGACACTATGCCTCCTAAAGGTTTGCGCCAAACTATGATGTTTAGTGCAACCTTCCCTAAGGAGATCCAG aTATTGGCACGTGACTTTCTGGAAGATTACATATTCTTGGCTGTGGGCCGGGTGGGCTCCACCTCTGAGAACATTACCCAGAAAGTGGTTTGGGTTGAGGAGAGTGATAAAAGATCTTTCTTGCTTGACCTTCTGAATGCCACAG GAAAAGACTCTTTGACTCTTGTGTTCGTGGAAACCAAGAAGGGCGCTGATGCACTTGAGGACTTTCTGTATCGTGAAGGCTATGCCTGCACCAGCATCCATGGTGATCGTTCACAGAGAGACCGTGAGGAGGCACTACATCAGTTCCGCTCTGGAAGATGCCCAATCCTGGTTGCCACTGCT GTAGCTGCACGTGGTCTAGACATCtgcaatgtgaaacatgtaatCAACTTTGACCTGCCCAGTGACATTGAGGAGTATGTTCATCGCATAGGCCGTACGGGTCGTGTGGGAAATCTTG GACTTGCCACCTCATTTTTTAATGACAAGAATGGCAACATTACAAAAGACCTCCTGGACATCCTGGTGGAGGCCAAACAGGAAGTGCCATCATGGCTGGAAAGCCTGGCTTATGAGCACCAGCACAAGGGTAGCAACCGTGGCCGCTCAAAGAG